The following are encoded together in the Candidatus Babeliales bacterium genome:
- a CDS encoding DUF5676 family membrane protein, which yields MKINLRKSGIIGAVTGLSIYLVFILIVKLRPSMILNLLSATNQVKVSNFFMTLTPGALVVGCLTHAIVGFFVFWLIAKIYNSQQKNT from the coding sequence ATGAAAATTAATTTACGCAAGTCAGGTATAATTGGCGCAGTAACTGGTCTTTCCATTTATCTTGTTTTTATATTAATTGTTAAATTACGGCCATCAATGATACTTAATTTACTCAGTGCAACTAATCAAGTAAAGGTTAGTAATTTTTTTATGACACTAACACCCGGCGCTCTTGTTGTGGGATGTTTAACCCATGCAATTGTAGGGTTTTTTGTTTTTTGGCTCATTGCAAAAATATATAATTCACAACAAAAAAATACTTAA
- the rodA gene encoding rod shape-determining protein RodA, protein MNINYRSTTRSFDFITFFLMIFLSACGLLFIFSSTYNHEKPFSSFFIKQAIGLCSGIVIYFLCLIPDYRNVMRWGYVAYFIVIALLIFTLIKGSMGMGAKRWINLVFFKLQPSELVKFLFPAYMMNYLHIRKKAVIYSFGLFIPLLIMLGVSFVLILKQPDLGTSLIVLFSGLILCWLAGLHKKFFVYSLIITLVMTPFIWSFVLRDYQKNRIIVFLGQGDQKREGYHIEQASIAIGSGGLWGKGLFNGTQNKLQFLPESRTDFIFAVLCEELGFVGACFLLLCYGLLFCRSFLLIKTLKDTYAQLFACGLLLHILLATIINIGMVLGILPIVGIPLPLISYGIANLWITIACLGGFQNIMLRCR, encoded by the coding sequence ATGAATATTAATTATCGCTCAACAACGCGTTCTTTCGATTTTATAACATTTTTTCTTATGATATTTCTTTCTGCGTGTGGATTGCTTTTTATTTTTAGTTCAACATATAATCACGAAAAACCATTTTCTTCTTTTTTTATTAAACAAGCAATTGGATTATGCAGTGGAATTGTCATCTATTTCCTTTGTTTGATCCCTGACTACCGTAATGTTATGCGTTGGGGATATGTAGCATATTTTATAGTTATCGCTCTGCTCATATTTACCCTCATTAAAGGAAGCATGGGAATGGGTGCAAAACGTTGGATAAACTTGGTTTTTTTTAAACTTCAGCCATCAGAGCTGGTAAAATTTTTATTTCCTGCATATATGATGAATTATTTACATATACGGAAAAAAGCGGTTATTTATTCATTTGGGCTTTTTATTCCATTACTAATAATGTTAGGTGTTAGTTTTGTCTTAATACTTAAACAACCTGATCTTGGTACGTCATTAATTGTTTTGTTTTCTGGTTTGATTCTTTGCTGGCTTGCGGGATTACATAAAAAGTTTTTTGTATATAGTCTGATCATAACTCTTGTTATGACGCCATTTATATGGTCATTTGTTCTCAGAGATTATCAAAAAAATCGTATAATTGTTTTTTTAGGTCAAGGAGATCAAAAGCGAGAAGGTTATCATATAGAGCAAGCGAGTATTGCAATTGGTTCAGGGGGTTTGTGGGGAAAAGGTTTATTTAATGGAACGCAAAATAAATTGCAATTTTTACCAGAAAGCAGAACCGATTTCATTTTTGCTGTTTTATGCGAAGAATTGGGTTTTGTGGGTGCGTGTTTTTTACTGTTATGTTATGGCCTACTGTTTTGTAGGTCATTTTTACTTATCAAAACATTAAAAGATACATACGCTCAACTTTTTGCCTGTGGCTTATTATTGCATATATTATTGGCAACAATCATAAATATTGGTATGGTGCTTGGCATTCTTCCAATTGTTGGTATTCCATTACCATTGATAAGCTATGGAATTGCCAATTTATGGATAACTATTGCATGTCTTGGAGGATTTCAAAATATTATGTTACGTTGCAGATAA
- a CDS encoding DUF5676 family membrane protein has product MKINARDFGIAGAITVCIIYISLALALKFWPSQLLNSVGTMHMMPKLSLIKSFIKVTPHAIVLGCITHTIMAFLILWFTAKIYNFLQK; this is encoded by the coding sequence ATGAAAATTAATGCACGTGATTTTGGAATTGCTGGTGCGATAACAGTATGTATAATATATATAAGCTTAGCATTAGCTTTAAAATTTTGGCCATCTCAACTGCTAAATTCTGTTGGAACAATGCATATGATGCCAAAGTTAAGTCTTATTAAATCTTTCATTAAAGTGACTCCTCATGCTATTGTACTAGGGTGTATAACTCATACAATTATGGCATTTCTTATTCTTTGGTTCACTGCCAAAATATATAATTTTCTGCAGAAATAA
- a CDS encoding RING finger protein — protein MKKQSIMFSGLLIIASGLYGVTANEVLQKFNISFGTVFGQGNLFDKNIAATQNQNLVRWNEAIAGAKLFVIENCKNLIGMKDSDLLNPMATIEKANVDLVNAIKITRGLSTANDLAKQKNIFAQIEMGMRTLSTQVKSKSFTLDNKKEAQRIIVAVATFVESAANKAQKDITNRPVQQTQQIIAECAICYEEKPTVVIPCKNKHSERICQSCLNDIVRKDNTCPFCREPLIK, from the coding sequence ATGAAGAAGCAATCTATCATGTTCAGCGGATTATTAATAATAGCATCAGGATTGTATGGTGTAACTGCAAATGAGGTGTTACAAAAATTCAATATCAGTTTTGGTACAGTTTTTGGTCAAGGAAATTTGTTTGACAAAAATATCGCTGCAACGCAAAATCAAAATCTTGTGAGATGGAATGAGGCTATTGCCGGAGCAAAACTATTTGTAATAGAGAACTGCAAAAATTTAATTGGAATGAAAGATTCTGATTTACTCAATCCAATGGCGACTATAGAAAAAGCCAATGTAGATCTTGTTAATGCTATAAAAATTACTCGTGGATTATCTACTGCGAATGATTTAGCAAAACAAAAAAATATTTTTGCTCAAATAGAAATGGGCATGAGAACGCTCAGTACACAAGTTAAATCAAAAAGCTTTACATTGGATAACAAAAAAGAGGCGCAACGCATTATTGTTGCGGTAGCTACATTTGTTGAATCAGCTGCAAATAAAGCGCAAAAAGATATCACCAATCGGCCAGTTCAGCAAACTCAACAAATCATTGCGGAATGCGCTATTTGCTACGAAGAAAAACCTACTGTTGTAATTCCCTGTAAAAATAAACATTCTGAACGCATTTGCCAGTCATGTTTAAATGATATTGTGAGAAAAGATAATACCTGTCCGTTCTGTCGAGAGCCACTCATAAAGTAA